Proteins found in one Methanospirillum hungatei JF-1 genomic segment:
- a CDS encoding iron ABC transporter substrate-binding protein → MKNLTKILVAILMLVSLVSIPACMATDSNGAERTITDGFGRTVTIPTEVKEVICSGSGCLRYLTYLDGQDLIVGVDSIEKEPQAMDARGYALLNPQFKDYPLFGEFRGKDDPEKVIALAPQLIFKTGASGQPSATNSVEGDKLTEKTNIPVVMFPYGSLRTAAEQAEMFGGLRLMGEVIGKEDRANELIAYIEETISDLKSRTKDIPESEQKTAYVGGVSYSGAHGIISTEPAYPPFLWLNIKNVAGKMGTQHADVAKEAIVDWDPEFLFMDVGTLQMDSEGAIGELKNDPALQGLTAVKEGKVYGVLPYNFYNTNYENVLADAYYIGKIVYPEKFADIDPEAKANEIMTKFLGSSPLDKINSQYKNMGFSQISL, encoded by the coding sequence ATGAAAAACCTGACAAAAATTCTGGTTGCAATCTTAATGCTGGTTTCTCTTGTATCTATACCAGCATGCATGGCTACTGATTCAAATGGAGCAGAGAGAACAATTACCGATGGATTTGGCAGAACGGTCACCATTCCAACAGAGGTAAAAGAAGTTATCTGTTCAGGCTCCGGATGTCTCCGGTATCTTACCTACCTTGATGGACAGGATCTGATTGTGGGTGTTGATAGTATTGAGAAAGAACCGCAGGCCATGGATGCTCGTGGATATGCACTCCTCAACCCACAGTTTAAGGATTACCCTTTATTCGGTGAATTCAGAGGAAAAGATGATCCTGAAAAGGTAATTGCTCTAGCCCCCCAGTTAATTTTTAAGACCGGAGCTTCAGGTCAGCCATCTGCAACAAATTCTGTCGAAGGGGATAAATTAACCGAAAAGACGAATATCCCCGTTGTTATGTTTCCTTATGGGTCACTAAGAACGGCTGCTGAACAGGCCGAGATGTTTGGTGGACTTCGTTTAATGGGAGAAGTAATTGGTAAAGAAGACCGTGCAAATGAACTGATTGCTTACATTGAGGAGACCATTTCTGATCTTAAATCCAGAACTAAGGATATTCCGGAGTCTGAACAAAAGACAGCATATGTCGGAGGTGTCAGTTATTCAGGAGCTCATGGAATTATTTCAACTGAACCGGCATATCCACCATTCCTATGGCTGAATATCAAGAATGTTGCAGGAAAAATGGGGACTCAACATGCTGATGTTGCAAAAGAAGCAATTGTTGACTGGGATCCTGAATTCCTGTTCATGGATGTTGGAACGCTACAGATGGACAGCGAAGGAGCAATTGGAGAATTGAAGAATGATCCGGCCCTTCAGGGATTAACAGCAGTGAAAGAAGGAAAGGTATACGGAGTTCTCCCATACAATTTCTATAACACGAATTATGAGAATGTTCTTGCAGATGCATACTACATTGGAAAGATCGTCTATCCAGAGAAGTTTGCAGATATTGATCCTGAAGCAAAGGCAAATGAGATCATGACCAAATTCCTTGGTTCATCTCCACTGGACAAAATTAACTCCCAGTATAAAAACATGGGATTCTCTCAAATCTCTCTTTGA